In one Oryzias latipes chromosome 13, ASM223467v1 genomic region, the following are encoded:
- the LOC101169470 gene encoding CD166 antigen homolog A isoform X2, which translates to MHLLSARCACALLIQALFFCQVKCMPSVRGMYGETIEIPCDPFIQTENTMMIKWKYQKTDGSPQDLIVKSKDQDPLISVPDALKHRVSMVANSSLLLSGARLTDQGTFTCMVVTTANIFEHQIKLEVLKSPEGLEIFDKAEELEIGKLTKLGVCTAKNANPAAEIMWLKNNQALMDDGKGIFITKDVKVDLGTLLSTTTSTLKYSAQKEDDGAVFTCRAKHIVGEPITSSITLNVTYSPETVELLVTPQDPLVEGDNMTLKCVADGNPAPTSFNFHLKGETIKVENQNAFTITNVTRDASGEYKCSLIDDRGLEASKNVTVNYLDINLSPSGRIEKLAGKALEVTLQIYSSAAHSVSWKKNNRILDNEPKFPKIAYSDSGVYECEVALGPLSRKASFELVVQGAPVISSLSKHSSDDGKYKVLTCEAEGFPKPAVTWNINGTLITESPFSNGKIIQKFAVVPSENLTVQCTVSNKFGSDSKSIDVLPLLKDVTFKYQDTHVSRDQTKLVVGVVLGLLVATVLIGLAYWLYLKKSKQGSWKTAENENGSSEEEKKLEEKVEENSQKAEV; encoded by the exons TCAAATGTATGCCGAGTGTTCGCGGCATGTACGGGGAAACCATAGAGATTCCCTGCGACCCATTCATCCAAACAGAAAACACCATGATGATCAAATGGAAATAT CAAAAAACAGACGGGTCTCCACAGGATCTGATAGTCAAAAGCAAAGACCAGGACCCCCTAATCTCCGTCCCCGACGCACTCAAGCATCGTGTGAGCATGGTGGCCAACTCCAGCCTGCTGCTGTCTGGCGCCAGGCTGACCGACCAAGGGACTTTCACCTGCATGGTGGTGACCACTGCTAACATTTTTGAACACCAAATTAAACTGGAGGTTCTAA AGTCGCCTGAAGGCCTGGAGATATTTGACAAGGCAGAGGAGCTGGAGATTGGCAAACTCACTAAG CTGGGAGTGTGTACTGCAAAGAATGCGAACCCAGCTGCAGAAATCATGTGGTTAAAGAACAACCAAGCTctgatggatgacgggaaaG GGATTTTCATTACAAAGGATGTGAAGGTAGACCTCGGTACACTCTTGTCGACCACAACCTCCACTCTGAAGTACTCCGCCCAGAAGGAAGACGACGGCGCTGTGTTCACCTGCCGCGCTAAGCACATTGTGGGAGAGCCCATAACTTCTTCGATTACTCTAAACGTCACCT ACTCCCCGGAAACTGTCGAACTTCTCGTCACTCCTCAGGATCCTCTTGTGGAAGGAGATAACATGACTCTGAAGTGTGTGGCAGATGGAAACCCTGCTCCCACCAGCTTTAACTTTCACCTCAAG ggggagACAATAAAAGTAGAAAACCAAAACGCGTTTACCATCACAAACGTCACACGTGATGCATCTGGTGAATACAAGTGTTCTCTAATTGATGACCGCGGACTGGAAGCCTCCAAGAACGTCACAGTCAACT acCTAGACATTAATTTAAGCCCCTCTGGGAGGATTGAGAAGCTTGCTGGCAAAGCGCTGGAAGTAACTCTTCAGATTTACTCTTCCGCTGCACATAGCGTTTCATGGAAAAAG AATAACCGCATTTTGGACAACGAGCCAAAGTTCCCCAAGATCGCTTACTCTGACTCTGGCGTCTACGAGTGTGAGGTGGCGTTGGGACCCCTCAGCCGGAAAGCATCTTTTGAGCTTGTTGTCCAAG GTGCTCCGGTTATCAGCAGTTTGTCCAAACACAGCAGTGACGACGGCAAATACAAAGTCCTCACTTGTGAGGCCGAAGGATTCCCAAAGCCAGCAGTTACCTGGAACATCAACGGCACTTTG ATTACTGAAAGTCCCTTCAGCAACGGAAAGATAATCCAGAAGTTTGCAGTTGTGCCATCTGAAAACCTCACCGTCCAATGCACAGTGTCCAACAAGTTTGGCAGTGATTCGAAATCTATCGATGTGCTTCCTT TATTAAAGGATGTGACATTCAAATACCAAG ACACGCATGTGAGCAGAGATCAAACCAAGCTGGTAGTTGGAGTTGTGCTGGGCCTCCTCGTCGCCACTGTGCTCATTGGCCTGGCGTACTGGCTTTACTTGAAGAAATCCAA GCAAGGAAGCTGGAAGACTGCAGAGAATGAAAACGGTTCctctgaggaggagaaaaagctGGAGGAGAAAGTGGAGGAGAACAGTCAGAAAGCTGAAGTGTAA
- the LOC101169470 gene encoding CD166 antigen homolog A isoform X1, protein MPSVRGMYGETIEIPCDPFIQTENTMMIKWKYQKTDGSPQDLIVKSKDQDPLISVPDALKHRVSMVANSSLLLSGARLTDQGTFTCMVVTTANIFEHQIKLEVLKSPEGLEIFDKAEELEIGKLTKLGVCTAKNANPAAEIMWLKNNQALMDDGKGIFITKDVKVDLGTLLSTTTSTLKYSAQKEDDGAVFTCRAKHIVGEPITSSITLNVTYSPETVELLVTPQDPLVEGDNMTLKCVADGNPAPTSFNFHLKGETIKVENQNAFTITNVTRDASGEYKCSLIDDRGLEASKNVTVNYLDINLSPSGRIEKLAGKALEVTLQIYSSAAHSVSWKKNNRILDNEPKFPKIAYSDSGVYECEVALGPLSRKASFELVVQGAPVISSLSKHSSDDGKYKVLTCEAEGFPKPAVTWNINGTLITESPFSNGKIIQKFAVVPSENLTVQCTVSNKFGSDSKSIDVLPYTHVSRDQTKLVVGVVLGLLVATVLIGLAYWLYLKKSKQGSWKTAENENGSSEEEKKLEEKVEENSQKAEV, encoded by the exons ATGCCGAGTGTTCGCGGCATGTACGGGGAAACCATAGAGATTCCCTGCGACCCATTCATCCAAACAGAAAACACCATGATGATCAAATGGAAATAT CAAAAAACAGACGGGTCTCCACAGGATCTGATAGTCAAAAGCAAAGACCAGGACCCCCTAATCTCCGTCCCCGACGCACTCAAGCATCGTGTGAGCATGGTGGCCAACTCCAGCCTGCTGCTGTCTGGCGCCAGGCTGACCGACCAAGGGACTTTCACCTGCATGGTGGTGACCACTGCTAACATTTTTGAACACCAAATTAAACTGGAGGTTCTAA AGTCGCCTGAAGGCCTGGAGATATTTGACAAGGCAGAGGAGCTGGAGATTGGCAAACTCACTAAG CTGGGAGTGTGTACTGCAAAGAATGCGAACCCAGCTGCAGAAATCATGTGGTTAAAGAACAACCAAGCTctgatggatgacgggaaaG GGATTTTCATTACAAAGGATGTGAAGGTAGACCTCGGTACACTCTTGTCGACCACAACCTCCACTCTGAAGTACTCCGCCCAGAAGGAAGACGACGGCGCTGTGTTCACCTGCCGCGCTAAGCACATTGTGGGAGAGCCCATAACTTCTTCGATTACTCTAAACGTCACCT ACTCCCCGGAAACTGTCGAACTTCTCGTCACTCCTCAGGATCCTCTTGTGGAAGGAGATAACATGACTCTGAAGTGTGTGGCAGATGGAAACCCTGCTCCCACCAGCTTTAACTTTCACCTCAAG ggggagACAATAAAAGTAGAAAACCAAAACGCGTTTACCATCACAAACGTCACACGTGATGCATCTGGTGAATACAAGTGTTCTCTAATTGATGACCGCGGACTGGAAGCCTCCAAGAACGTCACAGTCAACT acCTAGACATTAATTTAAGCCCCTCTGGGAGGATTGAGAAGCTTGCTGGCAAAGCGCTGGAAGTAACTCTTCAGATTTACTCTTCCGCTGCACATAGCGTTTCATGGAAAAAG AATAACCGCATTTTGGACAACGAGCCAAAGTTCCCCAAGATCGCTTACTCTGACTCTGGCGTCTACGAGTGTGAGGTGGCGTTGGGACCCCTCAGCCGGAAAGCATCTTTTGAGCTTGTTGTCCAAG GTGCTCCGGTTATCAGCAGTTTGTCCAAACACAGCAGTGACGACGGCAAATACAAAGTCCTCACTTGTGAGGCCGAAGGATTCCCAAAGCCAGCAGTTACCTGGAACATCAACGGCACTTTG ATTACTGAAAGTCCCTTCAGCAACGGAAAGATAATCCAGAAGTTTGCAGTTGTGCCATCTGAAAACCTCACCGTCCAATGCACAGTGTCCAACAAGTTTGGCAGTGATTCGAAATCTATCGATGTGCTTCCTT ACACGCATGTGAGCAGAGATCAAACCAAGCTGGTAGTTGGAGTTGTGCTGGGCCTCCTCGTCGCCACTGTGCTCATTGGCCTGGCGTACTGGCTTTACTTGAAGAAATCCAA GCAAGGAAGCTGGAAGACTGCAGAGAATGAAAACGGTTCctctgaggaggagaaaaagctGGAGGAGAAAGTGGAGGAGAACAGTCAGAAAGCTGAAGTGTAA
- the dyrk1a gene encoding dual specificity tyrosine-phosphorylation-regulated kinase 1A isoform X1 — translation MHPGGETSACKPSSVRLAPSFSLHTAGLQMAAPMPHTHQQYSDRHQPTTDQSVTVLPYSDQTPQLTANQRHMPQCFRDPTSAPLRKLSIDLIKTYKHINEVYYAKKKRRHQQGQGEDSSHKKERKVFNDGYDDDNYDYIVKNGEKWMDRYEIDSLIGKGSFGQVVKAYDRVEQEWVAIKIIKNKKAFLNQAQIEVRLLELMNKHDTEMKYYIVHLKRHFMFRNHLCLVFEMLSYNLYDLLRNTNFRGVSLNLTRKFAQQLCTALLFLATPELSIIHCDLKPENILLCNPKRSAIKIVDFGSSCQLGQRIYQYIQSRFYRSPEVLLGMPYDLAIDMWSLGCILVEMHTGEPLFSGANEVDQMNKIVEVLGIPPNHIMDLAPKARKFFEKLSDGTWSVKKTKDGKRYKPPASRKLHSILGVETGGPGGRRAGESGHAVADYLKFKDLILRMLDYDPKSRIQPYYALQHSFFKKTADEGTNTSSSVSTSPALEQSQSSGTTSSTSSSSGGSSGTSTSGRARSDPTHHHLHSGGHFGTTMPAMDGDSLCPQARQPYPPPLVWGGGVGPESVTGETHPVQETTFHVPPQHPKALHPHSHSHHHHGQMMATRPRPRHYTSPTHSSSTQDSMEVVHGHLSMTSLSSSASSSSTSSSSTGNHGNQAYQLRHLPAGALDFGQNGGLSMGLGAFSNPRQETGMAAHPAFSMGTNTGPAHYLAEGHLGMRQGMDREESPMTGVCVQQSSMASS, via the exons ATGCATCCAG gaGGAGAGACTTCAGCATGCAAACCTTCGTCCGTCCGGCTTGCgccctctttttctttacacacTGCTGGTCTTCAGATGGCTGCTCCAATGCCCCATACGCACCAGCAGTACAGTGACCGCCACCAGCCAACCACTGACCAATCTGTTACGGTTTTACCGTACAGCGACCAGACACCACAGCTCACTGCCAATCAG AGGCACATGCCCCAGTGCTTTCGTGACCCAACTTCAGCTCCCCTGAGGAAGCTCTCCATCGACCTTATCAAAACATACAAACACATCAATGAG gtttATTATGCAAAAAAGAAGCGGCGGCACCAACAGGGTCAGGGTGAAGACTCCAGTCACAAAAAGGAGAGGAAGGTTTTCAATGATGGCTATGACGATGATAACTATGACTACATCGTCAAGAATGGGGAGAAGTGGATGGACCGCTATGAGATCGATTCCTTAATAGGAAAAGGATCATTCGGACAG GTTGTGAAAGCTTATGACCGAGTAGAGCAAGAATGGGTTGCCATTAAGATCATTAAGAACAAGAAAGCTTTCCTTAATCAAGCCCAGATTGAAGTGCGCCTTCTGGAGCTTATGAACAAACATGATACGGAGATGAAATACTATATTG tCCACCTGAAACGTCACTTCATGTTCCGTAACCATCTCTGCCTCGTGTTTGAAATGCTGTCATATAATTTATACGACCTGCTTCGAAATACCAACTTCCGCGGCGTCTCACTCAATCTCACCCGGAAGTTTGCCCAGCAGCTATGCACGGCACTACTCTTCCTGGCCACCCCCGAGCTCAGCATCATCCACTGTGACCTGAAGCCCGAGAACATCCTCCTTTGTAACCCCAAGAGGAGTGCCATCAAAATAGTGGACTTTGGCAGTTCATGCCAACTGGGACAAAGG ATATACCAGTATATCCAGAGTCGCTTCTACCGTTCTCCAGAAGTGTTGCTGGGAATGCCCTATGACCTGGCCATCGACATGTGGTCCTTGGGTTGCATCTTGGTAGAGATGCATACCGGAGAGCCTCTATTTAGTGGAGCCAATGAG GTGGACCAGATGAACAAAATAGTCGAGGTTCTTGGCATCCCACCCAATCACATAATGGACCTAGCCCCAAAAGCCAGGAAGTTCTTTGAGAAGCTTTCAGATGGTACATGGAGTGTTAAGAAGACCAAAGATGGCAAAAGG TATAAGCCTCCAGCTTCGCGGAAGCTCCACTCCATCTTAGGTGTGGAGACGGGCGGTCCTGGTGGCCGACGGGCAGGGGAGTCTGGCCACGCTGTTGCTGACTACTTGAAGTTCAAGGACCTGATCCTCCGGATGTTGGACTATGACCCCAAGAGCCGCATCCAGCCGTACTATGCCCTACAGCACAGCTTCTTCAAGAAGACTGCGGACGAGGGGACCAATACAAGTAGTAGTGTGTCGACAAGCCCCGCATTAGAGCAATCCCAGTCGTCAGGAACCACCTCCAGCACCTCCTCCAGTTCAG GAGGATCGTCTGGGACAAGTACCAGTGGCAGAGCGAGATCTGACCCTACACATCACCACTTGCACAGTGGAGGACACTTTGGCACGACGATGCCTGCCATGGATGGTGACAGCCTCTGTCCACAG GCAAGACAGCCTTACCCGCCCCCACTGGTGTGGGGAGGGGGCGTCGGACCAGAGTCGGTCACTGGGGAAACTCACCCAGTCCAGGAGACCACCTTCCATGTTCCCCCTCAGCACCCCAAGGCCCTGCATCCCCACTCTCATAGTCATCACCACCACGGGcaaatgatggccactcgtccACGTCCACGCCACTACACCTCCCCGACACACAGCTCCTCGACACAGGACTCCATGGAGGTGGTTCATGGCCATCTGTCCATGACCTCCCTGTCTtcctctgcctcctcttcctctacaTCGTCCTCTTCCACTGGGAACCATGGCAACCAGGCCTACCAGCTTCGCCATTTGCCTGCTGGAGCCCTTGACTTTGGTCAGAATGGTGGGCTGAGCATGGGACTAGGTGCCTTCTCGAACCCGCGGCAGGAGACTGGCATGGCAGCACACCCTGCATTCTCCATGGGCACGAATACGGGGCCTGCCCACTACCTAGCAGAAGGCCACCTGGGTATGAGGCAGGGCATGGACCGGGAGGAGTCTCCAATGACTGGAGTAtgtgtgcagcagagttctATGGCCAGCTCGTGA
- the dyrk1a gene encoding dual specificity tyrosine-phosphorylation-regulated kinase 1A isoform X2 yields the protein MAAPMPHTHQQYSDRHQPTTDQSVTVLPYSDQTPQLTANQRHMPQCFRDPTSAPLRKLSIDLIKTYKHINEVYYAKKKRRHQQGQGEDSSHKKERKVFNDGYDDDNYDYIVKNGEKWMDRYEIDSLIGKGSFGQVVKAYDRVEQEWVAIKIIKNKKAFLNQAQIEVRLLELMNKHDTEMKYYIVHLKRHFMFRNHLCLVFEMLSYNLYDLLRNTNFRGVSLNLTRKFAQQLCTALLFLATPELSIIHCDLKPENILLCNPKRSAIKIVDFGSSCQLGQRIYQYIQSRFYRSPEVLLGMPYDLAIDMWSLGCILVEMHTGEPLFSGANEVDQMNKIVEVLGIPPNHIMDLAPKARKFFEKLSDGTWSVKKTKDGKRYKPPASRKLHSILGVETGGPGGRRAGESGHAVADYLKFKDLILRMLDYDPKSRIQPYYALQHSFFKKTADEGTNTSSSVSTSPALEQSQSSGTTSSTSSSSGGSSGTSTSGRARSDPTHHHLHSGGHFGTTMPAMDGDSLCPQARQPYPPPLVWGGGVGPESVTGETHPVQETTFHVPPQHPKALHPHSHSHHHHGQMMATRPRPRHYTSPTHSSSTQDSMEVVHGHLSMTSLSSSASSSSTSSSSTGNHGNQAYQLRHLPAGALDFGQNGGLSMGLGAFSNPRQETGMAAHPAFSMGTNTGPAHYLAEGHLGMRQGMDREESPMTGVCVQQSSMASS from the exons ATGGCTGCTCCAATGCCCCATACGCACCAGCAGTACAGTGACCGCCACCAGCCAACCACTGACCAATCTGTTACGGTTTTACCGTACAGCGACCAGACACCACAGCTCACTGCCAATCAG AGGCACATGCCCCAGTGCTTTCGTGACCCAACTTCAGCTCCCCTGAGGAAGCTCTCCATCGACCTTATCAAAACATACAAACACATCAATGAG gtttATTATGCAAAAAAGAAGCGGCGGCACCAACAGGGTCAGGGTGAAGACTCCAGTCACAAAAAGGAGAGGAAGGTTTTCAATGATGGCTATGACGATGATAACTATGACTACATCGTCAAGAATGGGGAGAAGTGGATGGACCGCTATGAGATCGATTCCTTAATAGGAAAAGGATCATTCGGACAG GTTGTGAAAGCTTATGACCGAGTAGAGCAAGAATGGGTTGCCATTAAGATCATTAAGAACAAGAAAGCTTTCCTTAATCAAGCCCAGATTGAAGTGCGCCTTCTGGAGCTTATGAACAAACATGATACGGAGATGAAATACTATATTG tCCACCTGAAACGTCACTTCATGTTCCGTAACCATCTCTGCCTCGTGTTTGAAATGCTGTCATATAATTTATACGACCTGCTTCGAAATACCAACTTCCGCGGCGTCTCACTCAATCTCACCCGGAAGTTTGCCCAGCAGCTATGCACGGCACTACTCTTCCTGGCCACCCCCGAGCTCAGCATCATCCACTGTGACCTGAAGCCCGAGAACATCCTCCTTTGTAACCCCAAGAGGAGTGCCATCAAAATAGTGGACTTTGGCAGTTCATGCCAACTGGGACAAAGG ATATACCAGTATATCCAGAGTCGCTTCTACCGTTCTCCAGAAGTGTTGCTGGGAATGCCCTATGACCTGGCCATCGACATGTGGTCCTTGGGTTGCATCTTGGTAGAGATGCATACCGGAGAGCCTCTATTTAGTGGAGCCAATGAG GTGGACCAGATGAACAAAATAGTCGAGGTTCTTGGCATCCCACCCAATCACATAATGGACCTAGCCCCAAAAGCCAGGAAGTTCTTTGAGAAGCTTTCAGATGGTACATGGAGTGTTAAGAAGACCAAAGATGGCAAAAGG TATAAGCCTCCAGCTTCGCGGAAGCTCCACTCCATCTTAGGTGTGGAGACGGGCGGTCCTGGTGGCCGACGGGCAGGGGAGTCTGGCCACGCTGTTGCTGACTACTTGAAGTTCAAGGACCTGATCCTCCGGATGTTGGACTATGACCCCAAGAGCCGCATCCAGCCGTACTATGCCCTACAGCACAGCTTCTTCAAGAAGACTGCGGACGAGGGGACCAATACAAGTAGTAGTGTGTCGACAAGCCCCGCATTAGAGCAATCCCAGTCGTCAGGAACCACCTCCAGCACCTCCTCCAGTTCAG GAGGATCGTCTGGGACAAGTACCAGTGGCAGAGCGAGATCTGACCCTACACATCACCACTTGCACAGTGGAGGACACTTTGGCACGACGATGCCTGCCATGGATGGTGACAGCCTCTGTCCACAG GCAAGACAGCCTTACCCGCCCCCACTGGTGTGGGGAGGGGGCGTCGGACCAGAGTCGGTCACTGGGGAAACTCACCCAGTCCAGGAGACCACCTTCCATGTTCCCCCTCAGCACCCCAAGGCCCTGCATCCCCACTCTCATAGTCATCACCACCACGGGcaaatgatggccactcgtccACGTCCACGCCACTACACCTCCCCGACACACAGCTCCTCGACACAGGACTCCATGGAGGTGGTTCATGGCCATCTGTCCATGACCTCCCTGTCTtcctctgcctcctcttcctctacaTCGTCCTCTTCCACTGGGAACCATGGCAACCAGGCCTACCAGCTTCGCCATTTGCCTGCTGGAGCCCTTGACTTTGGTCAGAATGGTGGGCTGAGCATGGGACTAGGTGCCTTCTCGAACCCGCGGCAGGAGACTGGCATGGCAGCACACCCTGCATTCTCCATGGGCACGAATACGGGGCCTGCCCACTACCTAGCAGAAGGCCACCTGGGTATGAGGCAGGGCATGGACCGGGAGGAGTCTCCAATGACTGGAGTAtgtgtgcagcagagttctATGGCCAGCTCGTGA